The DNA window ACCCTTGCTTATGGAGTAGCATACAAATGGTGATCGAGGacttaaaaaacaataaaaaaaatacatttaccCAAATGCACCAACGAACTCTGCATGCATTAGTACTTCGTATTCTCCCCGAACATTGCAGCTTTCACGCTATTGCTTTTGAGCCTATATTATGAGTTCCAATGGCGGTATCGGATATTAACTTAAACCATATTGCTTGACTTCTTCTATCTTCTACAATATGTTTGTGTACTTATAATATTACCCCTAAATCTATTATGGTGaataattgataattattactttatttttggtATTAATTGGTTTAATACATTGTTATAATACAGATTTACATTTaaacattttatatatattagattAATAATCTATGGAATTATGAGTTTCTTTACTATTGATAAAATgcactaaaacaaaaataattacgaaATTTATATCGTTTTTTATTAGgccattaaaattattaaattattgttcatttttaataataaatttgctccctcttttaaatataaaattcttgAATAtacctttttatctttatttttaaatatcaaatttcgcctgttattttcttttcttctattttctttcctatTTCTAAACAAAGTATAAAAACCTCTCTTAttcattttatatttctaaCGTCTCATTCCTCCATAGACCAGAGCTTTTTATTTGCCTTCTCTATGTTCCTAGCCAAATTTTCTTTAGTTTCAGGGTTCTTTTTATACAGTTTTGTTTGTAGGAGtcttaaaaatcttttcttcctattttttctaaaaattaactTCACCATCCTATTCATTTAACACTCCTTGAATAAAAAGAACCCATAAAAGCAAATTATGTTtgactaattaaaataaagtgaACATtacttctcttttgttttttattatgacAATGTTGTTCATAAATAAACATTATCTAAATATTTTCCTTTCTGATGTGGTCTATTATACTTAATGGTCAATGACTATTCAAATGATTGAACACATGTGCCTTCCATAGTCCAACTTTGACATTATTCATGATAGGCCTACGCTGTTCTTCCTCCATATCCCCAACTCTTTGTAGACTTCTTCCATTGTGTGTGGACTTTCCTCTCTTGCCTACCGGGATCTTATTTTGAACTTGTATGCAAATAGTTTGTGTTCTGACCTGTTGACACCGGAATATAGCTCGTTCTCCGGAAAAGGTCAGCAAACTCCTTATGATCGAAACACGAAACACGGCAGTTGGAACCGAGGTggtgggtacctgcaaaggtcctccgacgctcaagtcaataAGAGAGTTTTTGAGTATaagcttttattttgaaaagatggaATACCTGTTTGGCCTCTGCTCTCCGCCTTATATCTGGTTGGTCGTAAGTGACCGTTTTTTAGGTAACGTCCGAGCATTAATCCATATATCCGACGTTATAAGAAGAACGTGAATGCTGATTTAATTATAATAGTCGGTTATAATTGTAAATGGTACGTTGCCGAGCTATAACTCGTAACCGACTTTTACCTGTTCATATCACAGCCCCCAATCTTGGCCTGATCTGAGGAGAACAGGTTGAGCTTATTATTGATTAGCGAGTTATAGCTCGGTATACTCAGCCCCCAGGTCAACGTGGCGTATCAGATTTCTACCTTGGCATAtgagaagtttttttttttgaaataaattcgTAGCACTTTGCTTTATTGGTCATTgtgttaatttaatattttgtctGCTTCAACTTCCAACGTTAATCTTGGACCGTTGAAGTGACTTTAGTATGTGTGGACGGAATTTAATTTTGGAACTGAAAAGTTAATTAAATTGGTACTTGAGTTTGAAGCTTTCATAAACACTGCGTTTAAGTTTGGGGGCAGAAGCTTTTAAGTGAGAATGAGTAGAAGAGGTTAGTGCAGTTTCTTCATCTACTTCTATTCTTGGTAATTTGTTTTGTCATATTTGTTAAAAATgagtgaaaagaagaaaaatgtatTACCCCCAATTGAAAATGCTGAGAAATATGATTGGGTTGACAATGATGTTCACATACGCGCTTCATTATTTTCTGATATTGAGAGTGTGAAGCGGATAAATATGGGTAGGGTAATGAGGGCTGGGTTTCATATAGAGCTGCTGCCATGCAGCCGGTCGGATCGTGTTTTCCATAGACAAGAtggttttgaatatttttatgtttatagtTGCATGATTGAGGAACTAAGAGTTAAACTTCCGTTTTCTGTTTTTGAGTGTAGTGTGATGAAACAATTGAATTGTGCTCCATCCCAAATTCATCCGAATGGGTGGGCTTTTATCAGATGTTTTGAAGCTTTGATGGATTTTCTTGAAATTAAACCAGATTTAGAGCTGTTCTTTTCTCTGTTCCAAGCTAAAGGGGTATGGAAGGGTTTATGGATTAACTTAAACAGTACCCCtggattttctattttcaaactTTATAAATCGTCGTTCAAGGATTTCAAAGAAATGTTTTTGAAAGTTAAATCAGTAAATGAAGAGTTTCCATTTTACCTTGACGAAAATTTGGGGGAAAAATTTTTGCTTTACTGGTGTTGCCATCCGCAGCATATTCTGGGTCCCGACCTTATCAATAGTCGCAATGAATGTATAATCTCATTTTTGATTGAGATGGTTGACAAAGGGGGACTGATATCTGTGTCTGACCTGCTACCGTGGGAGGAAAATAAAGCCGTAGTATTAGAGTATTTTGGTGAGAGAATTTGGAGGTTACCTTtcctcaaaattatttttaactgtTTAGGTTTTACTGACTTCTTTCCTTATGAATGTTGCAGCTGGTAACTTCCCTATAGTGACTGCTTCTAGTTTGAGATCCCGattcaaaagcaaaaatttTGAGGGATCTTCATCAAATGCCGAGAAGGCGGATGGTGGGGCTGAGGTAGATCAGCCCCCACCGAAAAAGAAGGGTATCGTTTTCAAAAAAAGAAAGTCGGATGTAGTCGTTGAAAATGAGGGGCCAGTTGAAGAGGAAAAATTGCAACTTGATGACTTGCCGAATTTTATTGTAAGGCAAGAGAAATTACATTCGtttgaggaggaggaagaaaatTCCTCGATATGGAGCAAGAAATTTCCCTTTAGTGTCGTTGCAGATGAAATTGTGCAGTCTGAGGTAGATAGAAATCGGGTGGAAGCAGTTGGGGATCTAGGCGTTGATCAGTACCTACAGGTAGTGTGTTTTTTGAAATTCATGATGGTTCGTGTGTTTCTTTGTGCTGTTTCTTCTATCATGATGGTGGTTTTATGCTTTCAGGTCTTAGGATTTCGATTGGCCAGTATTGGCCGTAGTCAAGAGAAGAAACACAAGAAGGGATTATCCGAGGCTTCGAAGATTGTTAAGTTAAAGGAAAAATTGGTGCTGAGTGATGCTAGTGCTAAGGATTTGAAGAAGAAGTTATCTGAGACTGAGACCGAACTTAAAGTTGAAAAGGAGTGTCATGAAAGAATTtctgcattattgaaagaaaatgaaaatgatatttCGAGCATAAATGAGCGACTCACCGAGTTATCTGCCAagatgaaaaaatttgaagaaaataagcaAGGTGATATTTTAGATGCTTTTGCGGAAGGCTTCGAGCGAGCTGTTAATCAGGCAAAGTTCCTTGTTCCCGGCGGAGATTTCGGCGCCATGGATCCTGCTAAAGTAATTCAAGGTGGTAAACTCGTGGACGATGAGGAAGTTGTTGAGGAAGGAGATGATAACCTTGCCGACTAATTTGTTTAGGAGTTTATCTTTTGGAAAGTTTCTGTGTATTTTGCTGGATGTATTTCCATGTTTTGATTTGTGAAGTTCAGTATTTCGGTTATAAACTGGTAGATTAGGCTTTGTTGTTGCCTAATCAGTTTTTTTATGTGGCCGTTTTGAGGCTCGACGACTGTAATATTTGCGCATTCGTATGATAATGCGACTTACTGTTTTATTAGTTATTCCCTTTTATAGGAATATTACATTTGGGCAAtggcataaaaaatatataacagaAAATTAATGTTATTAAAAATGATACCTGTACAAGTTTGTTTCAGGTGAACCAGCCTCATTAAAACCCCCCATGAGGAAAAAACCctttttgggaaaaaaaattctcaaggtGGGAAAAAGAGTACTGGTATACTGCTTATTGTTAACTGTAATATTGCTTCAAAGAATTGATGTTCCACGTGTTGGGAATTTGTGTGCCATCTAGCTGTTCCAACTTATATGCTCCTCGGCCCAGTACCTCAGAAACTCGATACGGGCCGTCCCAAGCTGCGGCGAGCTTCCCATGAGAAGGAGGTCGGTGAGCTTGTTCAGTCTTCCGAAGTACTAGGTCTCCGCTGTTGAATGCTCTTGGAACTACTTTCCGAGCATATCGTCAGCCCACCTGTTGTTGCAAGGCTCTGTGCCGAATTGCTGCTGTTTCCCTAATTTCTTCAATTAAGTCAAGCTCTGCTTGCCAGGCTTTGTCATGATCTTCGGCTAATGTACGTATAGAGCCTTGGGACACCTCCATTGGAATCATTGCTTCGGATCCGTAGACCAACCTGAACGGAGTTTCCTTGGTCGTTGAGTGGATTGTTGTGTTGTATGCCCATAAAACTTCAGGGATAAGCTCAGCCCATAAGCCTTTTGCGTTGTCGAGCTTTTTCTTTAATGCTTGCAGGATGACCTTATTTGCTGCCTCTTCCAGGCCGTTGGATTGCGGGTGTTCCACAGAAGAGAAGTGTTGCTTTATCTTTAAATTCTGTAAAAATTCCTTGAAAGTGCTATCAGTAAACTGCCGATCATTATCAGTGACGATGTGGCCTGGTATACCAAATCTACAAATTATATGTTTCCACACGAAACTTATCATTTGTGATGAGGTGATTTTTGCAAGCGGCTGAGCCTCAATCCATTTAGAAAAGTAATCTACTGCAACTACCAAAAATTTTACCTGTCTCGGAGCAGTGGGGAAGGGGCCAAGTATATCTATTCCCCACCTATTGAACGGCCAACTTACCACTGAGTGATGGAGATGTTCGGCAGGCATGTTAATGATCGGTGAGTGTTTCTGACAGTTGTCGCAGGTTCTGACTTTATGCCTACTGTCCTCCCATATTGTcggccaataaaatcctgctCGGAAAGCTTTCTGTGCCAAGCTTCGAGCTCCACAGTGTATGCCGCAGATTCCTTCATGAGCTTCGGCTAAGAGAAGATCGGCTTCTGCCCTATCTaagcattttaacaatggtcgAGAATAACCTCGCCTATACAGAGTGTTATTTATCAAGGTGAAAAAAGAAGCTTGTCTTCTGAATTTacctttgttttcaatttcctCCGGAACAGAGCCGTTACGGAGGTATTGAATGTAAGGTTGCTGCCAACTGTCTTTACTTAAGGTGTTTAAAATTTTTGCCGATTCAATGCTTGGTTTGTCTAAGGTTGACTGTAAAAGTGTAGCAGTGTGTGCTTGCGTTGTTGCTAGTTTTGATAGAACATCTGCCCTATGGTTTTGTTTTCTAGGTATGTGGGCAATTTCTATTTTAGAAAACTTGTTTAATAAGGTCTGAACAATATTTAAATACTTCAAAAGAGTTGGATCTTTTGTTTGGAAACTTTGATTTGCTTGCTGCACGACTAGTAATGAATCACAGTAAACTTTTAAATCACGAATATCTAAATCAATGGCTATCCTGAGCCCAGCTATGAGGGCTTCGTATTCGCCTTGGTTATTGCTGGCTTTAAATGAAAACCTGAGAGAGTGTTCGAGGATTATACCATCCGAGCTTTCTAGTAGTACTCCTGCTCTTGCCCCTTAAGGGTTTGAGGCTCCATCGACAAATAGTGTCCACAGCCGACTTCTTTCATCGGATGAAGTGTTGGTAAATTCCGCCACAAAATCAGCCAGGCATTGTGACTTAACGGATCCCCTTGGTTGGAATTGTATATCGAACTCAGAAAGTTCAATTGACCACTTAGTCAGTCGCCCTGCTAACTCAGGCTTAGAAAGTATTTGTCGTAGTGGATGTTCTGTTCGGACGATGACTGTATGACTTTAAAAATAAGGTCGGAGTCGTCTTGCCGAGAATATGAGTGCTAGGACGAGCTTTTCAAGTTTTGGATATTTAAGCTCCGCGTTTTGTAGTGTCTTGCTCACAAAATATATTGGCTGCTGGTCTTTGCTGTTTTCTGTAACAAGAACCGAACTAATAGTCGTCTCGGTGACGGACAAGTATAGGTATAACGGGTCGCCGAGCTTTGGTGTCTGCAAAACAAGTGGCTTGGATAGGAAATGTTTCAAGCTCAAAAATGCTTCTTCACATTTCTCATCCCAGGAAAAGCTCTTCGCACTTTTCTTTAGACATTGGAAAAAGTTGAAAGATTTGAAGGCCAAGCATGGTAAGAATCTCGACAATGCCGCTAACCTTCCTGTTAACCTTTGCACATCCTTTGCTGTCTTTGGACTGCGCATATCAAGTATTGCTTGACACTTCTCTGGGTTTGCTTCGATTCCCCAACTTGTCAGAATAAATCCGAGGAACTTTCCCCATTTTACCCCGAAGGCACTCTTCTCCGGGTTTAGTCTCATGTTATACCGTTTGATTTGAGCAAATATTTCTTCAAGATCTTGAATGTGGGATTGGCCGATCTTGGTCTTGGCAACCATGTTGTCGACGTATACCTCGATATTTCTGCCTATTTGTTGCTCGAAAATCCTGTTCATCAGTCTTTGGTATGTTGCCCCTGCATTCTTTAAACCGAAAGGCATAACATTATAGCAGTAGTTTCCATATTCAGTTATGACAgctgttttttcttggtctgaTGGATGCATAAGGATCTGATTATAACCCgaatatgcatccataaaacttaaagtgtcATACCCACAGGAGTTATCTACTAATGTGTCTATGCAAGGTAAAGGATAAGCATCTTTTGGACATGCTTTATTTAAATCAGTAAAGTCGACGCACATGCGCAATTTACCGTTATTCTTTTTTACCATAACGACGTTGGCCAACCATGTGGTGAATCTGATTTCGCGGATGAATTTTGCTTCAAGGAGCTTGTTGACTTCTGCCATGGAGGCTGATCGCTTCTCGGCGCCGAGGTTTCTCTTTTTTTGGGAGATTGGTCAGGCCGCCGGACTAACAGCTAACTTATGTGTGATTACCGACGGACTAATCCCCGGCATGTCTCCTAAAgtccatgcgaagaggtcggcgttTGCACGTAAGAAATTAGTCACCTTTATCCTAGCCTCGTCGTCCATTGATGTTCCGATGAATGTGAACTTTGATGGATCGTCGGTTAAGGCGACCTTTTGAAGATCTTCATTAGGCATGGGACGTTCCTGAAAGTCGGCCCTTGGGTCTAATTCTGCCAAGATTGGTTGCTCAGATTGTATTGAGTTGATCCGAGTTTCGGTGTTTCTCCTGATAGGTTTCAGACTTATGTTGTAGCATTGCCGAGCTTCTTGGAGGTCACCATGTATGGTTGCAACCCTATTATCCTGCACAGGAAACTTGACACAGAGGTGATATGTAGAAACAATAGCGgcaaatttgtttaaaaaaggTCTCCCTAAGATAACATTATAAGGGCTGAAACAGTCTACGATGAGGTACTGAATGTCCTGTGTTCTGGATAATGGCTGTTCGCCTAGTGTAGTCTGCAACCATGCAGACCCCATAACAGGGACTCGCTCTCCTGAGAATCCGACCAGGTCTCCTGAATATGGCTGCAAAATGTTAGTACTCAATTTCATTTTTTGAAATGTTGCAAAAAAAAGTACATCAGCACTACTCCCTGGATCAAGCAATGCTTTCCGAACAATAAGGTCTCCTAGTTGGATAGAGACGACTACAGGGTCGTCGTAGTTTGTGTGTTTGGAATTGAAGTCGGTAGGACGAAATGTCAGTTCGGGAATATCTGGGATTGGTTCTGAGCTTTGGTCAACGTCTCCGACCATTAACATAGCTCGGTACGTTCGTTTTCTGGCTGAACTAGTACTTCCCCCACCGGCATAGCCTCCTGAAATACAATTGATTACTCCCCGTGGTTGAGCTGGGGCCTTATCCTTTTCTTTTGATGACTGGCCTATTGAGGGTTGTTCTGAGTTGGATACCGTTCTTTTCTGCATATGACCTGCGATGAATTTATCGAGATGGCCTTGTCGAGCCAATCGTTCCAGGAGGTCCTTAGCAATTACACACTCATCAGTGGTGTGACCATGCTTCTGGTGAAAGGTgcaatattttgatttgtcgATGTTTTTGGGCTCGGGGTAATTTCCCGCCTTGCGGGGAGGTTTAATCAATTTTGAATTCAGAATTTCCTTAATGATATCATCCCTCTTGGTATTAAACTGGGTATATGATTCATAACGGGGGACCGGTTTGAAACCCTTCTTGGTATCCCGAGCTCTTTCGTCGTCTTTAGGGGCGGACTTCTCTGACTTCCGTGCCTGGCGAAGCTCTTCGATATCTATCTGTCCCTTGGCTTTTTCGCAGAACTCAGCTAGAGTTTTTGGCTTAGCTACCGCGATAGTTTCCTGGAATTTTCCTGGACGAAGGCCACTTTTAATGGCGTGAAGATGCACTTCAGGATGGAGGTCCGGAATACTCATGGCGACCTTAGTGAACCGAGTTATATAATCCTTTAGACTTTCCTGTGGACCCTGCTTGATGGTCGTTAGGTAGTCAGAGTCGTGGAGATATATCGCCGAGGCTGCAAAATGATCCTCAAACTGTTTGGCTAGCTCCTGAAAACGTGAGATGGAATCTGCAGGCAAAGAACAAAACCAGTCAAGTGCAGGACCAtctaaaaaagaaggaaaacatCGGCATAAAATAGGATCAGAGGCACCGTTGACAATCATGATTGATCGGAATTTTTTAACATGTTGTTTAGGGTCTCCCAGCCCGTCATATGGGGTTAATGTGGTCGGCAGAGTGAACTGTCTGGGTAGCTGAAAGTTCATTATCTCAGCTGTGAACGGTCCTACAGAGTTGTCGGGGTTTTCTCC is part of the Arachis duranensis cultivar V14167 chromosome 1, aradu.V14167.gnm2.J7QH, whole genome shotgun sequence genome and encodes:
- the LOC107458052 gene encoding uncharacterized protein LOC107458052; this translates as MADVPPPTSSELLRMVTELQQANQRMAEDNQRMQNQIAQLERARLEHNNNNREQHGNDERQSLPTHVSDTPQYRNDEEQQNEESQPEDEGENPDNSVGPFTAEIMNFQLPRQFTLPTTLTPYDGLGDPKQHVKKFRSIMIVNGASDPILCRCFPSFLDGPALDWFCSLPADSISRFQELAKQFEDHFAASAIYLHDSDYLTTIKQGPQESLKDYITRFTKVAMSIPDLHPEVHLHAIKSGLRPGKFQETIAVAKPKTLAEFCEKAKGQIDIEELRQARKSEKSAPKDDERARDTKKGFKPVPRYESYTQFNTKRDDIIKEILNSKLIKPPRKAGNYPEPKNIDKSKYCTFHQKHGHTTDECVIAKDLLERLARQGHLDKFIAGHMQKRTVSNSEQPSIGQSSKEKDKAPAQPRGVINCISGGYAGGGSTSSARKRTYRAMLMVGDVDQSSEPIPDIPELTFRPTDFNSKHTNYDDPVVVSIQLGDLIVRKALLDPGSSADVLFFATFQKMKLSTNILQPYSGDLVGFSGERVPVMGSAWLQTTLGEQPLSRTQDIQYLIVDCFSPYNVILGRPFLNKFAAIVSTYHLCVKFPVQDNRVATIHGDLQEARQCYNISLKPIRRNTETRINSIQSEQPILAELDPRADFQERPMPNEDLQKVALTDDPSKFTFIGTSMDDEARIKVTNFLRANADLFAWTLGDMPGISPSVITHKLAVSPAA